From the genome of Labrus bergylta chromosome 4, fLabBer1.1, whole genome shotgun sequence, one region includes:
- the LOC136179112 gene encoding NACHT, LRR and PYD domains-containing protein 12-like isoform X2, with protein MSDREDKEEDRAESPLSSCLSMKSDWSKGDPLSFSNEPGPSDPQITKGSVSVEEQLSSCALCQCVLRDPVSTRCGHWFCRQCLTSYWDQSTSSGESSCPQCGERGLQRSNRGLQEVTDELKISLRKRCEHVTEGSDETGSRTLLNRIYTELYITEGQSEEVNTQHEVRQLETDSKKKTLHEHPIKCQDIFKALPNQQNQKTEAQPDQQNQKTRAQPDQQKPIRVVLTNGVAGVGKTFSVQKFTLDWADGSENQDLSLVILLSFRELNLIRDKEYSLLELLRVFHPTLQKVTAETLAVCKLLFIFDGLDESRPSLDFTNMEVVSDVTKKSPLNTLLTNLIKGNLLPSALIWITSRPAAANQIPPACVDRVTEVRGFTDAQKEEYFRKRFSDDEDLSSRIISHIKTSRSLHIMCLIPVFCWITATVLEHMMSTEQRGELPKTLTDMYSHFLLVQTKRKKNKYDEGLQMSPHELVEADREVLLKLGRLAFEHLEKGNIMFYQEDLERCGLDVTEASVYSGVCTEIFKTECVIFQKTVYCFVHLSVQEFLAAVYMFHCLTNRNTGVVKAFLKDIRILFQTPESDDLFLDDLSLDVFLMSAMEKSLKSKNGHLDLFVRFLHGLSLKSNQRLLGGLLGRRDNSQKMIQRVINNLKKMNSKDISPDRSINIFHCLTEMNDLSVHQEIQEFLKSENTSEKELSDIHCSALGYMLQMSEEVLDELNLNKYKTSDQGRLRLIPAVRNCRKAKFSNCGLSETHCEVVVSALKSNPSHLRELDLTDNELQDSGVKLLCSGLQSPNCRLETLRLMNCRLSEISCSSLASALKSNPSHLRDLNLSNNKLQDSGVKLLSDFLQSPNCRLETLSLWRCSLSEISCSSLVSALKSNPSHLRHLNLDYNKLQDSGVKLLSDFLQSPNCRLETLRLMNCRLSEISCSSLASALKSNPSHLRELDLNYNNLQDSGVKLLSEGLQSPNCRLDTLRLMNCRLSEISCSSLVSALKSNPSHLRDLDLNSNKLQYSGVKLLSEGLQSPNCRLETLRLMNCSLSEISCSSLASALKSNPSHLRELDLNYNNLQDSGVKLLSDLQENPDYRLETLSCWSPP; from the exons atgagtgatcgagaagacaaagaggaggacagagcagagtctcctctgtccagctgtctctctatgaagagtgactggTCTAAAGGTGATCCTCTAAgcttcagtaatgaaccaggaccctcagatccaca aataacaaaggggtctgtttctgtggaggagcagctgtccagctgtgctttgtgtcagtgtgtcctaagagatccagtttctaccagatgtggacactggttctgtagacagtgtctcacctcatactgggaccagtctacttcatcaggagagtcctcctgtccccagtgTGGAGAACGAGGACTGCAGAGATCCA atagaggtctgcaggaggttacagatgaacttaagatcagtctgaggaagagatgtgaacatgtgactgaaggaagtgatgaaacaggaagtagaaccctcctcaacaggatctacactgagctctacatcacagagggacagagtgaagaggtgaacacccaacatgaggtgagacagcttgagacagactctaaaaagaagaccctccatgagcatccaatcaagtgtcaggacatctttaaagccttacccaaccaacagaaccaaaagacagaagctcaacccgaccaacagaaccaaaagacaagagctcaacccgaccaacagaaacccatcagagtggttctgacaaacggcgtcgctggtgttggaaaaaccttctcagtgcagaagttcactctggactgggcagacggctcagagaaccaagacctcagtctggtgatcctgctttcattcagggagctgaacttgatcagagataaggagtacagtcttcttgagctgctccgtgttttccatccaacattacagaaggtcacagcagagacgctcgctgtctgtaaactgttgttcatctttgacggcctggatgaaagcagaccgtcgttggacttcacaaacatggaggttgtgtctgatgtcacaaagaaatcaccgttaaacacactgttgacaaacctcatcaaggggaatctgctcccctcagctctcatctggataacttctcgacctgcagcagccaatcagatccctcctgcatgtgttgacagggtaacagaagtacgaggcttcactgacgcccagaaggaggagtacttcaggaagaggttcagtgatgatgaagatctgtccagcagaatcatctcacacatcaagacatccaggagcctccacatcatgtgtctgatcccggtcttctgctggatcactgccacagttctggagcacatgatgagcacagagcagagaggagagctgcccaagaccctgactgacatgtactcacacttcctgctggttcagacaaagaggaagaagaacaagtatgatgaGGGACTTCAGATGAGTCCACATGAGCTGGTGGAGGCTGAcagggaagttcttctgaagctggggaggctggcgtttgaacatctggagaaaggaaacatcatgttctaccaagaagacctggagcgttgtggtctggatgtcacagaggcctctgtgtactcaggagtttgtacagagatcttcaaaacagagtgtgtgatcttccagaaaacagtctactgctttgttcatctgagcgttcaggagttcctggctgcagtctacatgttccactgtttgacaaacaggaacacaggTGTAGTGAAGGCTTTCCTTAAAGACATCAGGATCCTTTTTCAAACTCCTGAAAGTGATGACTTATTCCTGGATGACTTATCCCTGGATGTCTTCCTGATGAGtgccatggagaaatccctgaaaagtaaaaatggtcacttggacctgtttgttcgcttccttcatggcctctctctgaagtccaaccagagactcttaggaggcctgctgggtcggagagacaacagtcagaaaatgatccagagagtcatcaacaacctgaagaagatgaacagtaaagatatctctcctgacagaagcatcaacatcttccactgtctgacggagatgaacgacctctcagtccatcaggagatccaagagttcctgaagtcagagaacaCATCAGAGAAGGAACTCTCTGAtatccactgctctgctctgggctacatgctgcagatgtcagaggaggttctggatgagCTGAACCTGAATAAGTACAAGACATCAGACCAGGGACgactgagactgattccagctgtgaggaactgcaggaaggcaaa gttttctaactgtggactgtcagagactcactgtgaagtcgtggtctcagctctgaagtccaacccctcccatctgagagagctggacctgactGACAacgagctgcaggattcaggagtgaagctgctttgttctggactgcagagtccaaactgtagactggagactctgag attgatgaACTGCAgattgtcagagatcagctgttcttctctggcctcagctctgaagtccaacccctcccatctgagagatcTGAACCTGAGTAataacaagctgcaggattcaggagtgaagctgctgagtgattttctgcagagtccaaactgtagactggagactctgag tttgtggcgctgcagtttgtcagagatcagctgttcttctctggtctcagctctgaagtccaacccctcccatctgagacaTCTGAACCTGGACTACAACAAGCttcaggattcaggagtgaagctgctgagtgattttctgcagagtccaaactgtagactggagactctgag attgatgaACTGCAgattgtcagagatcagctgttcttctctggcctcagctctgaagtccaacccctcccatctgagagagctggacctgaactacaacaatctgcaggattcaggagtgaagctgctgagtgagggactgcagagtccaaactgtagactggacactctgag attgatgaACTGCAgattgtcagagatcagctgttcttctctggtctcagctctgaagtccaacccctcccatctgagagatcTGGACCTGAACTCCAACAAGCTACAgtattcaggagtgaagctgctgagtgagggactgcagagtccaaactgtagactggagactctgag attgatgaactgcagtttgtcagagatcagctgttcttctctggcctcagctctgaagtccaacccctcccatctgagagagctggacctgaactacaacaatctgcaggattcaggagtgaagctgctgagtgacctTCAGGAGaatccagactacagactggagactctgag
- the LOC136179112 gene encoding NACHT, LRR and PYD domains-containing protein 12-like isoform X1, whose translation MSDREDKEEDRAESPLSSCLSMKSDWSKGDPLSFSNEPGPSDPQITKGSVSVEEQLSSCALCQCVLRDPVSTRCGHWFCRQCLTSYWDQSTSSGESSCPQCGERGLQRSTDRGLQEVTDELKISLRKRCEHVTEGSDETGSRTLLNRIYTELYITEGQSEEVNTQHEVRQLETDSKKKTLHEHPIKCQDIFKALPNQQNQKTEAQPDQQNQKTRAQPDQQKPIRVVLTNGVAGVGKTFSVQKFTLDWADGSENQDLSLVILLSFRELNLIRDKEYSLLELLRVFHPTLQKVTAETLAVCKLLFIFDGLDESRPSLDFTNMEVVSDVTKKSPLNTLLTNLIKGNLLPSALIWITSRPAAANQIPPACVDRVTEVRGFTDAQKEEYFRKRFSDDEDLSSRIISHIKTSRSLHIMCLIPVFCWITATVLEHMMSTEQRGELPKTLTDMYSHFLLVQTKRKKNKYDEGLQMSPHELVEADREVLLKLGRLAFEHLEKGNIMFYQEDLERCGLDVTEASVYSGVCTEIFKTECVIFQKTVYCFVHLSVQEFLAAVYMFHCLTNRNTGVVKAFLKDIRILFQTPESDDLFLDDLSLDVFLMSAMEKSLKSKNGHLDLFVRFLHGLSLKSNQRLLGGLLGRRDNSQKMIQRVINNLKKMNSKDISPDRSINIFHCLTEMNDLSVHQEIQEFLKSENTSEKELSDIHCSALGYMLQMSEEVLDELNLNKYKTSDQGRLRLIPAVRNCRKAKFSNCGLSETHCEVVVSALKSNPSHLRELDLTDNELQDSGVKLLCSGLQSPNCRLETLRLMNCRLSEISCSSLASALKSNPSHLRDLNLSNNKLQDSGVKLLSDFLQSPNCRLETLSLWRCSLSEISCSSLVSALKSNPSHLRHLNLDYNKLQDSGVKLLSDFLQSPNCRLETLRLMNCRLSEISCSSLASALKSNPSHLRELDLNYNNLQDSGVKLLSEGLQSPNCRLDTLRLMNCRLSEISCSSLVSALKSNPSHLRDLDLNSNKLQYSGVKLLSEGLQSPNCRLETLRLMNCSLSEISCSSLASALKSNPSHLRELDLNYNNLQDSGVKLLSDLQENPDYRLETLSCWSPP comes from the exons atgagtgatcgagaagacaaagaggaggacagagcagagtctcctctgtccagctgtctctctatgaagagtgactggTCTAAAGGTGATCCTCTAAgcttcagtaatgaaccaggaccctcagatccaca aataacaaaggggtctgtttctgtggaggagcagctgtccagctgtgctttgtgtcagtgtgtcctaagagatccagtttctaccagatgtggacactggttctgtagacagtgtctcacctcatactgggaccagtctacttcatcaggagagtcctcctgtccccagtgTGGAGAACGAGGACTGCAGAGATCCA cagatagaggtctgcaggaggttacagatgaacttaagatcagtctgaggaagagatgtgaacatgtgactgaaggaagtgatgaaacaggaagtagaaccctcctcaacaggatctacactgagctctacatcacagagggacagagtgaagaggtgaacacccaacatgaggtgagacagcttgagacagactctaaaaagaagaccctccatgagcatccaatcaagtgtcaggacatctttaaagccttacccaaccaacagaaccaaaagacagaagctcaacccgaccaacagaaccaaaagacaagagctcaacccgaccaacagaaacccatcagagtggttctgacaaacggcgtcgctggtgttggaaaaaccttctcagtgcagaagttcactctggactgggcagacggctcagagaaccaagacctcagtctggtgatcctgctttcattcagggagctgaacttgatcagagataaggagtacagtcttcttgagctgctccgtgttttccatccaacattacagaaggtcacagcagagacgctcgctgtctgtaaactgttgttcatctttgacggcctggatgaaagcagaccgtcgttggacttcacaaacatggaggttgtgtctgatgtcacaaagaaatcaccgttaaacacactgttgacaaacctcatcaaggggaatctgctcccctcagctctcatctggataacttctcgacctgcagcagccaatcagatccctcctgcatgtgttgacagggtaacagaagtacgaggcttcactgacgcccagaaggaggagtacttcaggaagaggttcagtgatgatgaagatctgtccagcagaatcatctcacacatcaagacatccaggagcctccacatcatgtgtctgatcccggtcttctgctggatcactgccacagttctggagcacatgatgagcacagagcagagaggagagctgcccaagaccctgactgacatgtactcacacttcctgctggttcagacaaagaggaagaagaacaagtatgatgaGGGACTTCAGATGAGTCCACATGAGCTGGTGGAGGCTGAcagggaagttcttctgaagctggggaggctggcgtttgaacatctggagaaaggaaacatcatgttctaccaagaagacctggagcgttgtggtctggatgtcacagaggcctctgtgtactcaggagtttgtacagagatcttcaaaacagagtgtgtgatcttccagaaaacagtctactgctttgttcatctgagcgttcaggagttcctggctgcagtctacatgttccactgtttgacaaacaggaacacaggTGTAGTGAAGGCTTTCCTTAAAGACATCAGGATCCTTTTTCAAACTCCTGAAAGTGATGACTTATTCCTGGATGACTTATCCCTGGATGTCTTCCTGATGAGtgccatggagaaatccctgaaaagtaaaaatggtcacttggacctgtttgttcgcttccttcatggcctctctctgaagtccaaccagagactcttaggaggcctgctgggtcggagagacaacagtcagaaaatgatccagagagtcatcaacaacctgaagaagatgaacagtaaagatatctctcctgacagaagcatcaacatcttccactgtctgacggagatgaacgacctctcagtccatcaggagatccaagagttcctgaagtcagagaacaCATCAGAGAAGGAACTCTCTGAtatccactgctctgctctgggctacatgctgcagatgtcagaggaggttctggatgagCTGAACCTGAATAAGTACAAGACATCAGACCAGGGACgactgagactgattccagctgtgaggaactgcaggaaggcaaa gttttctaactgtggactgtcagagactcactgtgaagtcgtggtctcagctctgaagtccaacccctcccatctgagagagctggacctgactGACAacgagctgcaggattcaggagtgaagctgctttgttctggactgcagagtccaaactgtagactggagactctgag attgatgaACTGCAgattgtcagagatcagctgttcttctctggcctcagctctgaagtccaacccctcccatctgagagatcTGAACCTGAGTAataacaagctgcaggattcaggagtgaagctgctgagtgattttctgcagagtccaaactgtagactggagactctgag tttgtggcgctgcagtttgtcagagatcagctgttcttctctggtctcagctctgaagtccaacccctcccatctgagacaTCTGAACCTGGACTACAACAAGCttcaggattcaggagtgaagctgctgagtgattttctgcagagtccaaactgtagactggagactctgag attgatgaACTGCAgattgtcagagatcagctgttcttctctggcctcagctctgaagtccaacccctcccatctgagagagctggacctgaactacaacaatctgcaggattcaggagtgaagctgctgagtgagggactgcagagtccaaactgtagactggacactctgag attgatgaACTGCAgattgtcagagatcagctgttcttctctggtctcagctctgaagtccaacccctcccatctgagagatcTGGACCTGAACTCCAACAAGCTACAgtattcaggagtgaagctgctgagtgagggactgcagagtccaaactgtagactggagactctgag attgatgaactgcagtttgtcagagatcagctgttcttctctggcctcagctctgaagtccaacccctcccatctgagagagctggacctgaactacaacaatctgcaggattcaggagtgaagctgctgagtgacctTCAGGAGaatccagactacagactggagactctgag